TTTCAACAAAAGGGTCTTCCAGCGCTAAAGAAACTGAAAAAGTAAAGAATGCTTTAAATATTGTTAAGAATAAAGAGAGGGATTTGCTTATTGATGGAGAACTTCAGCTTGATTCAGCCATAATAAAAGATGTTGCAGAGAAAAAATGTAGCGAATCTTTAGTAGCAGGTTCTGCGAATGTTTTAATATTTCCTAATTTAGATGCAGGGAATATTGGTTATAAATTAGTAGAGAGGTTTGCATTTGCTAAGGCTTACGGTCCTTTTTTACAGGGTTTTTCTAAACCCGTTAGCGATCTTTCAAGGGGCTGTTCTGTTGATGAAATTGTATTTGCAAGTGCTTTAATGATAAGCATTTAAAGTGTTGGAAATTTGTATAAATTCTTCAACAGAAATGTTTTCAGGTCTTTTGTCTAAATATTCTTTTAAAAAATTTTCTCTCAGAGCAGCTTTATTTGCGATGAAATTAATAATAGTGTTTTTTAATTTCTTTCTTCTGCTTGAAAATACAGTTCTAACCAATTTGTTGAATTCTTTGAAATCTTTTATGTTGTTTTTTTTAGGAATTAATTTTAGTGTTGTAGACTTAACTTTAGGGGTAGGATAAAAATTGTTTTCTCCTATTTCTAATATTTTAATTACCTTGAAGTGTGATTGTACTAAGACTGTAAATGAAGAATAGTTTTTGCTATTTATATTTGCAGTTATTCTGTCGGCTAATTCTTTTTGTACTGTGAATACCATTTCTTTTAAAAAATTTTCTTCAATTAATTTAGATATTACTTTTGATGCAATATTGTATGGCAAATTTGAAAATATTTTATCAATGTTTTTATTTTCGTTTTTGTATTTTTTTAAAAAATCTCCTTTTATCAATTTAAAGTTTTTTAATTTTCCAAATTTTTCATTTAATATTTCTGAATATTTTAAGTCAATTTCAAATGCGGTTAAAAGATTGGTTTTTTTTAATAAAATATCAGTCATTGCGCCAAGACCTGGGCCAATTTCCCATATTTTTTCATTTTCTTTTATATCTAAGCTTTCTATTATTTTTTTCCTCATGCTTTCGTTGATTAGATAGTTTTGTCCCCACAATTTTCTTGGAGCTATTTTTCTTTCTTTTAATGTTTGTTTTATGCTACTTATACTATTATAGTTGATGTTCATAGATAAGAGATATTACCATATTATTTTTCATAATGGCAGCTATTTTTAAATTATTTTGAATTTTTTTTAGTTTCGTTATTATAAATAATGTAAGTTATAAGGAGAATGCTCAATATTAAAAATATAGGTATTTGGTGGTGCT
Above is a genomic segment from Borreliella mayonii containing:
- the rsmA gene encoding 16S rRNA (adenine(1518)-N(6)/adenine(1519)-N(6))-dimethyltransferase RsmA, which codes for MNINYNSISSIKQTLKERKIAPRKLWGQNYLINESMRKKIIESLDIKENEKIWEIGPGLGAMTDILLKKTNLLTAFEIDLKYSEILNEKFGKLKNFKLIKGDFLKKYKNENKNIDKIFSNLPYNIASKVISKLIEENFLKEMVFTVQKELADRITANINSKNYSSFTVLVQSHFKVIKILEIGENNFYPTPKVKSTTLKLIPKKNNIKDFKEFNKLVRTVFSSRRKKLKNTIINFIANKAALRENFLKEYLDKRPENISVEEFIQISNTLNAYH